A region of the Parambassis ranga chromosome 24, fParRan2.1, whole genome shotgun sequence genome:
AGCACAAGCTCCCTGCTTTCACGACTGCCTGTCTGCTTTTAGCCACACTTCATTCAATTAGATTAAATGAAGGTTAAATCTACTGACATAAGTCAAAATGTCAATGTTAAGAGGCCCTTAAACTTAAGCTTCAAAATAAGACTGGGTAATGTAGTGGAAGGTCTATTCAAAGACCATAGTAGAGACATTATTGTGTCACCAAAAGAGGAGAAGGATGGGCCCTGCCTATTTTTTATGATGCGCTGTGATTTGTAAAAAGATGCTGAGTCGGTCTTCATCttgatattttatatatatatgatataattAGGGTCACATACTGGAAGAAATACTGGAAAAAAGCAGACAGTGAAGATCCAGTGTGActaacagacaaacacaaaggctTCATGATGCTGCAGTCTTGCGATAACTTGGTGGATATGCCACATGTTGCATTTGCACTTGTGGGGTGATGCAAAAGCAAATTGTGCTGGCGTTTGAAAACTCTCTGGGCAAGTAGTATGGACAGAGACTTACAGCCCAAAGCTTGATGTCAGTTCTGCATGTTGTCATATTAATGGTGGCATACCCAGGATTACACCTTTGCATCTCTGTCTGCTCTAATTGTAGTGAAGCCAGGGAGATGCATGTTAGCATCTGGGATGCTAGTAGTTAGACCCATCTCTGAAACACAGCACTTTCTGTATATCCTCATGTTATTCACCAGTGCAGCTGTCACCTTTGCTTCCCAATGAACATAGAACAGAGGGCTTGAATCACGGCTTCTCTAGGCCTTGCCTTTACATAATTCCCAGTATGGCCCTTCACTTTTTAGGGTAGGTGGGGGACAAGGCCAGCACTGGCCATAGTCCTGAGTGCAAACAACTGATTCCTCATGGAGAAGCGCCTACGGCCTTCTGTTGTGGAATATTTTATACAccaccgttcaaaagtttggggtcacttggaaatgtctttttttttttattaattttgcttgttttttcaatgaagataacattaaagtaatcagacatacagtctagacattattaatgtggtaaataactcctgtgaaattatgttagcacagctaaaatgttatgctgatcagagaagctatagaactggtgACACCAAACCTTACAACAATAGTGTCGCTTTGGGACAGAATAGAGTAAACAAGAGAGCACTACACAAGTTTTAGTATAAGAGCTGCAATTCACGCCTGTGCCAGAAATTAGTTTGTGGATATCTTAATTACTTTCCAAGATATTACTCAATAAACCTGGTCTTAAAAATCAACCAATCAGGTTTTtaattttgtcttttatttctttaGTTTTACAATTTTTTTCAAACTCCAGAGCAGAATCAGCCTCACAGCCAACACAGTCCTTTTCTTTCCCTCAGGATGATGTGTGGTAAACACTGTGATGTCATGCAAAGCCTTTTTCTACAATGCTGGAATTTACAACTAAAGAGATTACATgtagcacttttttttcttgacgAGTCAAAGATAATGTTAAGTAGGCTAAATACTAAACTATTGGCAGTTATTTAAACAGTTAGCTTAGCAGGCACGTTccttgttattgttattatgtcTGTCTTGTCAAAGCCATAGCATAGCATTATGTCACGATTCACAGTTTTAATATTTGTTCCTACATTCTGTGAACCTCATACAAAAAATCTTTGCTTATTGTGTTATGATATATTCTTATTCCATGACTTTTCTCATAAGAGTTCATTTCTGCTTCTTGTCCATCCAACACATCAAATATCATTGTTTAAACAGCAATCAGTGCAGTTTACAGTTAGTAAAATTACCTTGAAATATTTTCCCAGAAATGATCATTCTGAAAGCTGATCTGAACCAGCTGTAgaagaaagcataaataaatggattTAACATCGAATTTGATAATGAGAGCCACCTGATGGATTCAACCACAGAAAGGGGTGCTGAGTCACCAATAAGAGGCAGAaaggtgaggaaaaaaaagaaaggagaccagcagaaaataaacactccCAGAACTATAGCCAGAGTTTTGgtggccttcctctccatcttactgacagctgctccacactttgttgtgttgtggatgCTGCGCGCCTGTCTCTGTGCAACAAGGAAAATCTTCAGGTACAAACACAACATTATTATCACTGGGAGGTAAAAGGATAATATGGGTCCAACAGTGTTATTCATGAGGACTTGTATTAAACATCTGTCCCCACAGTTTTTGCTGTTTAATCCAGCAATTACAACCCCAATCCCAATCAGAACAGAACCCCCCCAGCATATTAGGATCATGATCACAACAACACGGCGATTGATTTTAGCTCTGTATGTCAGAGGCTGACACACTGCATAGTATCTGTCAACAGAAATACAAACCAGTTTCACAATAGAACATGTGCTGAGACAAATATCAAAGCTGCCTCGTATTTTGCAAAGTAAACTTTCAAAATACAGACAAGATTTGACAGAGAACACCATGCTGAGAGGAAAGACAATAATCCCAACCAGCAGGTCAgtcacagccagagagaggatgagagagttagtaggagtgtgcagctgtttgaagtaaataaTGGAGATTATAACAAGCAGGTTTCCACATGTGGTGATAACAGCTAATAAACCAaagaaaacatataataatCCACATATAGTGGATTGGCTGTTTGCCGGTATATTATTAAAGTTAACAATCTCAGAGCATTGATATGTGTCAGTCACTACATCAGTCCAGTTGATACTAActtctgttttcatgtctcCAGTCACCTACAATTCAATAcagttcatattattattaatacagaaatacagagacaaatcataacacatactgtacatagttTACCAGCAGGTCAGTTATCATCCAGTGCCTCTGTGTTAAAGGCTGTCTGCATGAATGCTGGCTGTCACATGTATCACTGTGCAGAACCTTAATACAAACGCAATCTAATTACTATAGTTACACAACAAGGGACGGGAGACCATGACAATTAAACTGACCAATCATGTTTTCAGTCACATGATTGTCACCTACAATTCAatacagttcagttcagttataATTAATACATACATACTGTGCATAACTTACCATGGATGAATGCTGGCTGTCACATGTATCACTGTGCAGAACCTAAATACTTATCAGACACCATCTAATTACCATATTGTTTCACATCCAGGGGTTATTCTGACCAATCATGTTGTGAATTGTTTGTTTAACCTCCCTTATGTTAAGTTTCAGTCCCATAACTCATGTATACatttgaaaaacatttttttgattAGTTGTCATAATTAGTAGGGTTCTCTCAGATAGTAAacgaacccacacactgtcacaatcaGCATCTGAGAAAAAGGtgtactacagcagatgtctgtctgtagATGCCGTATCACAGTATAGGACAGCAATCCCACCATTACTCCTTACAGTCCCATGTAAGTGGTACTTACAAGTACAAGTACTGaagggggtaccaacttaaatattactcctgcagaaatggactattttgtcaacaacactgcaaacacattacactcagcctcttctgatttgtagttttcttatTCAGTGGAGCAATGCTGTCTAAAACTGAATGTaatgtgtttgcagtgttgttgacaaaataGTCCTACTTTAAATCTATGAGGGAGTCTTAAGACGGTCatagtcgacgtccatatgaatgttaaagtcacccactataatgactttatctgtacTGAGCACTTAACTTGGgtagaagtctgaaaactccagcagaaactctgaataagcagcagcacgTGGATAATACACTACAACAATTGAAATGCCACAACTGGCTTTTCTGACTTTGACAGGGAGACTCAAATCAATTATGACAACTaatcaaaaacatgtttttcaaaTGTATACATGAGTTATGGGACTGAAACTCAACATAAGGGAGGTTAAACAAACAATTCACAACATGATTGGTCAGATGAATACCTGGATGTGTAACAATATGGTAATTAGATGGTGTCTGATAAGTATTAAGCTTCTGCACAGTGATACATGTGACAACCAGCATTCATCCATGGTAAGCTATGTACAGTATTTATTATGATTTGTCTCTGTATTTctgtataaataataatatgaactTTATTGAATTGTAGGTGACTGgagacatgaaaacagaagTTAGTATCAACTGGACTGATGTAGTGACTGACATATATCACTGCTCTGAGATTGTTAACTTTAACAGCATATCTCCAAACAGCCATTTCACTATCTGTGCAATATTATATATGTTTCTTGGTTTATTAGATGTTATAACCATATGTGGAAACCTGCTTGTAATAATCTCCATCatttacttcaaacagctgcacactcctactaactctctcatcctctctctggctgtggctgACCTGATGGTTGGGCTTGGGCTTTTTCCTCTCAGCATGGCGTTTTCTGTCAAATCTTGTCTTTATTTTCAGGGATTAGTCTGTAAAGTACGGAACAGCTTCGATATTTGTCTCAGCACATGTTCTATTCTACACCTGGTTTGTATTTCTGTTGACAGATACTATGCAGTGTGTCAGCCTCTGACATACAGAGCTAAGATCAACCACAGTGTTGTTGTGATCATGAATCTGATGTGCTGGGGGGTTTCTGCTCTGACTGGGATTGGGGTTGCGATTGCTGGATTAAACAGTGAAAACTGTGAGGACAGGTGTTTAGTAGAAGTCCTCATGTCTACAACTGTTGGACCAATGTTATCCTTTTACATCCCAGTGATCATAATGTTGTGTATCTATCTGAAGATTTTCCTTGTTGCACAGAGACAGGCGCGCAGCATCCACAAGACAAAAAAGtttggagcagctgtcagtaagatggagaggaaggccacCAAAACGCTGGCTATAGTTCTGGGAGTGTTTATTTTATGCTGGTGTCCTATATTTCTTTATCTCACCTTTCTGCCTTTTACAAATGATTCAATACCCATTTCTGTGGTTGAATCTCTTCGGTGGCTCTCATTATCAAACTCCATGTTCaatccatttatttatgctttcttcTACAGCTGGTTCAGATCAGCTTTCAGAATGATCATTTCTGGAAAAATATTTAAAGGAAATTTTTCTAACTGTAAGCTGCACTGATTGCTGTTTAAACATGATGAATGAAGTACTCTGATCTTCATGTAGTATATGTTCTGTGGAGCATGGGCAAAGTATTAAATGTATGCAATAGAGAAAAATCTTCCCTGTGGTTATTATTTCTTGTTACTCATTCATCAATGTAAAAGCTATATATTACCACTATTATTGGTGTTTAAAACAATcttgaaaaattaaaatgatcaatCCAACTTGATGCCTCCACCCTGccttttcttaaatatttttgtaataaGAAAACAACAGATGGTTCATGAGCTTTTGTTAAAACAGTAGTCATGTTGAAATAAAACagtattctttgttttttaaacacaaaacacagtgtttattcctgtgtttcaCATTTTGTCATTTGACAGATAATGATTAGCAAATGACACATTAAACATACCAGACATCAATAATCTTTGCACTATGTATCTCACATAAGCATGTGTAACTCCTGTTACCctaagagaagaaaaaaagatgggGATCTGATATCTGGAACATTTTTGATCTGTTATAGGTTTTCTGAATTAAATAGGTTTTTTAAGGAGATTGGTGGTAGCAGACTCTCTCAGAGTAATAAGGCCtccagctcacacacaaactcctCTCTACAGGCAGGTTTGATATGTATTACTGTATACATGTCTGTCCCAAAAAGCAACTTGAGATAAGTGTAAGGTCACAAAGTCAGAAAAACATGAAATCCTGTTAACAGGAAAAATCCCATCCTGACATTGTCCACCTTTGCTTCCAGCAGAGGCCTCAGCTAAGCCCATGCAGGTCATGATCTCTGCTGCCAGGGGGTTCACCACCCCTGCACTCCTTGGGGAGCTCCTCTTGGCAGAGTACCCAGAGGCCTAAAGGTGGCCCAAGACAATATAATGATGTAACAGCAATCGGTCCATAGTCATTTAAACTCATAATGGGGGATTTTGTTAGCACAGGATTAATGGTTGCTGACTTGAGACAAGGTGGAAAAGAAGCTTGTAACAGAGAGAGATTAAAGATCCTGGTTAGGACATCTCATAGCTGTTCAGCACAAGCTTCAAATACTTTACTAAGAATCCCATCTAGTTCCCCTCCTCAGATCTGCTCTAGCCTCCTTTTGTACGACCCTGTCTCCTGATGTGAAAGCAGAGTTGTGGGCCTTCAGAAGTGAGTGAACTGCACTATGCCTCAGTATGCCCCAAGGAATGTTACGTAGTAGTGTAAATGAGTTGTCGGTGGATCAGACGTTGACAAGCATAAGGCTACACTGAGAAGTGGAGGCCTGGTGTGAAgcatttaaaacacaacaaaatgtcaAGCAGCTGTCAGAGGAGTGATCCATTCAGCTCTCGACCCCTATAGGTAATAATCAGACATAAAAATCATCAGCtataacatttattttataactccataccaagcggcaacctctgggtctcagacttgaagcccatgcggtaGTGTTAAAATTTGTAGTTCATGCCACAACCAATGGGGGCTGCCTCCGGAAGTGAGTCATCCCCCCTAGACtccattttaaaatgaccaacttcacagcagagatgaacatgtttacagcctgctacaaaaaaacattctggtctcaaagaATAAGTTCaattctagtgtcaattgtcaAGGGGTGAATCTTACTCGTTTTAATTTCATTCAGACTTAAAAtcacgcataattatgggcgttatcgctttgagtgacaggcggttgcggatcacagcatgagtttcctgcttctacGATCACCCGCCACAATTCTAACGCATTGTGTTCTGTGTCCTGATTGTAGACTATTGTCAATCAATCTCCTCCGTGCAGAGCACTGTATATGAAGTGGTGTTCTATAATATTAGATCTATTTTtgtacgaaggtttgaactttgAGAGTGTTTAAACGAGAGAAAAGTGTGGAAATGTTAATGCCTGTCTGAGAAaggtgtataaagtgtgtagtcaAGGGGTTTCACAGCCTTGAAAACATATATAATAAttggaaaaaataaagatgaCTACTTCGCGGATTTTGCctattgcgggttatttttAGAACATAACCCGCGTGATAAATGAAGGACCACTGTACAAAGCAGATACCAAACTAGAACTCAGATTATGTAAAGGAtgtataacaaaaaaaactgtaaatgctTTTAAGGTAACACTGAGAATTGGAGGCCTGATCACTTGGAATTTTTAAaccaaggaaaagaaaaaccttTTGAGTTAGTTCCAATATTTTAAGTCACCTAACTGAACACAGACACGAAGGTCTGTACATTATTTAAACATGTACAATACTGCTTGTAGCTGTGATTGAAAGcagtacattttaaaaatcagtATATGGCAACTACGCAGTTATTTGTTTaaaattaatgtgtttttatgtgtatatGAGTTGTGGGGCTGGAGTTTGATAAAGAACAAGAgacagccaaaaaaaacaaaaacaaaacaaaacatatacgATGTGTTTGATTGGTCAGTTTAATCCCTGATTGTGTAACAATATGGTAATTAGATGGAGTCTGATAGTATAAAGGTTCTGCACAGTGATACATGTGACAGCCAGCATTCATGCAGACAGCCTTTAACACAGGTACTGGGTGATAACTGACACTGGTAaactatgtacagtatgtattatgatttgtctctgtatttctgtattaataataatatgaactgTATTGAATTGTAGGTGACTGAAGACATGAAAACAGAAGTTAGTATCAACTGGACTGATGTAGTGACTGACACATATCACTGCTCTGAGATTGTTAACTTTAATAATATACCAGCAAACAGCCAATCCACTTTATGTCGATTAATATATGTTTCAATTGCTTTATTAGCGCTTATCACTATATGTGGAAACCTGCTTGTTATAATCTCCAttatttacttcaaacagctgcacactcctactaactctctcatcctctctctggctgtggctgACCTGATGGTTGGGATTATTCTCTTTCCTCTCAGCATGGTGTTCTCTGTCAAATCTTGTCTTTATTTTGATGGTGTATTCTGCAAAGTACGAGGCAGCTTTGATATTTGTCTCAGCACGTGTTCTATTCTGAACCTTGGATGTATTTCTGTTGACAGATACTGTGCAGTGTGTCAGCCTCTGACATACAGAGCTAAAATCAATCACCGTGTTGTTTTGATCATGATCCTGATATGCTGGGGGGTTTCTGCTCTGACTGGGATTGGGATTGTAATTGCTGGATTAAACAGTGAAAACTGTGAGGACAGGTGTTTAGTAGAAGTCCTCATGGCAAACACTGTTGGACCAATGTTATCATTTTACCTCCCAGTGATCATAATGCTCTGCATGTACCTAAAGATTTTCCTTGTTGCACAGAGACAGGCGCGCAGcatccacaacacaacaaagtgtggagcagctgtcagtaagatGGAGAGAAAGGCCACCAAAACTCTGGCTATAGTTCTGGGAGTGTTTCTTTTATGCTGGtgtcctttctttctttatgtcaCCTTTCTGCCTTTTACAAATTATTCACCACCCATTTCTGTGGCTGAATCTCTTAGGTGGCTCTCATTATCAAACTCCATGTTCaatccatttatttatgctttcttcTACAGCTGGTTCAGATCAGCTTTCAGAATGATCATTTCTGGAAAAATATTTAAAGGAAATTTTTCTAACTGTAAGCTGCACTGACTACTGTTTAAACATGTTAAAGTACTCTGATCTTCATGTAGTATATGTTCTGTGGAGCATGGGCAAAGTATTAAATGTATGCAATAGAGAAAAATCTTCCCTGTGGTTATTATTTCTTGTTACTCATTCATCAATGTAAAAGCTATATATTACCACTATTATTGGTGTTTAAAACAATcttgaaaaattaaaatgatcaatCCAACTTGATGCCTCCACCCTGccttttcttaaatatttttttaataagaaaACAACAGATGGTTCATGAGCTTTTGTTAAAACAGTAGTCATGTTGAAATAAAACagtattctttgttttttaaacacaaaacacagtgtttattcctgtgtttcaCATTTTGTCATTTGACAGATAATGATTAGCAAATGACACATTAAAC
Encoded here:
- the LOC114428987 gene encoding trace amine-associated receptor 1-like — encoded protein: MKTEVSINWTDVVTDTYQCSEIVNFNNIPANSQSTICGLLYVFFGLLAVITTCGNLLVIISIIYFKQLHTPTNSLILSLAVTDLLVGIIVFPLSMVFSVKSCLYFESLLCKIRGSFDICLSTCSIVKLVCISVDRYYAVCQPLTYRAKINRRVVVIMILICWGGSVLIGIGVVIAGLNSKNCGDRCLIQVLMNNTVGPILSFYLPVIIMLCLYLKIFLVAQRQARSIHNTTKCGAAVSKMERKATKTLAIVLGVFIFCWSPFFFFLTFLPLIGDSAPLSVVESIRWLSLSNSMLNPFIYAFFYSWFRSAFRMIISGKIFQGNFTNCKLH
- the LOC114428929 gene encoding trace amine-associated receptor 1-like, whose product is MKTEVSINWTDVVTDTYHCSEIVNFNNIPANSQSTLCRLIYVSIALLALITICGNLLVIISIIYFKQLHTPTNSLILSLAVADLMVGIILFPLSMVFSVKSCLYFDGVFCKVRGSFDICLSTCSILNLGCISVDRYCAVCQPLTYRAKINHRVVLIMILICWGVSALTGIGIVIAGLNSENCEDRCLVEVLMANTVGPMLSFYLPVIIMLCMYLKIFLVAQRQARSIHNTTKCGAAVSKMERKATKTLAIVLGVFLLCWCPFFLYVTFLPFTNYSPPISVAESLRWLSLSNSMFNPFIYAFFYSWFRSAFRMIISGKIFKGNFSNCKLH
- the LOC114428930 gene encoding trace amine-associated receptor 1-like, with the protein product MKTEVSINWTDVVTDIYHCSEIVNFNSISPNSHFTICAILYMFLGLLDVITICGNLLVIISIIYFKQLHTPTNSLILSLAVADLMVGLGLFPLSMAFSVKSCLYFQGLVCKVRNSFDICLSTCSILHLVCISVDRYYAVCQPLTYRAKINHSVVVIMNLMCWGVSALTGIGVAIAGLNSENCEDRCLVEVLMSTTVGPMLSFYIPVIIMLCIYLKIFLVAQRQARSIHKTKKFGAAVSKMERKATKTLAIVLGVFILCWCPIFLYLTFLPFTNDSIPISVVESLRWLSLSNSMFNPFIYAFFYSWFRSAFRMIISGKIFKGNFSNCKLH